The following nucleotide sequence is from Barnesiella propionica.
ATGCTGCGGAAAAATAAGGCTCTTCTTCAATACCGCCGTTTTATAATTCAAACCATTATAATTTTCCAATTCGAACGACGCATTCTGAGGTAAAGGTATATCTTGTACTACAAAACCTTCAAAACTGGGAAAACTATAATTTTCTATTTGTATTCCGGCCGCCCGGGTATAAAGTTTAATAGTAGCAAGTATAGCTTCTTGTTCATAGACTTTTGTTTTCGATAATATAGTACGAACGAACACTTGAGAATCGGACATATCCCCGGACGATCTCCGCTCGATACTCTGGTTTCTGCCATAAGGATCGGGGGTTCCCGATGAAGGTGCTTTATCAGGGGGTAAAATTTTAAGAGATAAAGTATTGGATTGCAATGATTTTCCATCCGCCTTTATGGTAGCTGCAGGAATCGTAAAACTCCCTTCTTTATCGGCCCGTAAAGTAATTACATAAGTTTCGGTAGACTGTCTCGACACATTCCCATTTACAATAGACATGCTGCTGCCTCGTGATACGGCATCGTACAAGACCGTACACCCTGAAAACTCAGGTAGCCGGAAATCTTTTCCGCTCGCATTATATAAAGTGAATTCGACTTGAAATTGCTGCCCTTTTATTACCTGACCGGGACCGGAAGCCGAGAATCTCACATCCTCTGCTTTCAGGCTTATCGTCGTTAATAAAAAAACTGTCAAAATGAAAAATATCTTTTTCATATCAATGATTAAATTTTAATTCTTATATTCCGGTAAAGATTAGGCAAAATTACCATTCTTTATCCGTTTTCTTACGCTTTTGCTGCTGCATCAACGCTTTTTTTACTTTCTCCTGAGTATTTCTTTCATCCTGTTGTATGGCCTCCAGAATTTGCTCTGCATTTTCTTTCGACATTTGGGACGATTGCTGCTGTTGTTGTTCCTGTTCCTGTTTATCTTGATTCTGAGGTTCTTTCTGATCCTGATTTTGCTTATCCTGATCTTGTCGGTCTTTATTTTGTTCCTTATTCTGCTGATCCTTATTTTGATCCTGTTTATCTTTATCCTTATCCTGGTTTTGTTGTTGCTCTTGCTGCTGCTTTTGTAAAAGAAGCTGGGCCAAGCGCAAATTGTACCGGGTTTCATTATCTGCAGGATTGCGTCTTAATGCATTCTTATACTCTTTTATACTCTGCTCATAATTCTCTTCCTTTAAAGAAATATTTCCCAGATTATGCCACGCACGGGCAGCTTGTAAAGAATCTTTAGTCGCTTGCACTACTTTCATATATTCATTACGTGCATCTTTCCATTTTTCCTGTTTATAAAGAGAACTTCCCAGATTGTAAGTTCCCGTCATAGAAGATGGATTGGCATCCAATGATTTGCGATATTCTATTTCAGCTTCGGTAAACTTTTGATCGTTATAAAAATTATTCCCTTTGCGTATATCGTTTCTCTCCGCCTTAAAATTTTCTTTTTTACTGGCCGGAGTCAGATTATCCTCTCCGAATACGAATAAAGAACTTACTATACAAAATATCAAAACCGTATATCTCATTTTCAACTTTTATTTTCAAACTAATTCATAATCAAGAAAAAAAGTTCACTTTCTTCAACCAACTGTTCTTTCTGTCCAAAATAAAAACGTCTACTAACAGTAGGATTAGCGCAATCCAAGCAAGCCCTTGGAATTGCTCGTCATACTCCGAATACACCTTGCTCTCGATATCGGCTTTCTTCATTTTCTTTACCTCCTCAGATAAAGCCCGGGTAGCACTGCTTGTATTATCCGCACGCACATATATTCCTTCACCTGCCTTGGCAATCTCCTGTCCCATTGCTTCATTAAGTTTGGTAATAACGACATTTCCTTCATTATCTTTAATAAAATCATTATCGTTATTCCCCTTAGGAATGGGTACGCCTTGTTGAGAACCGATACCAATAACATCTACTTTGATTCCTTTTTTAGCTGCCTCACGGGCTATCCCCACTGCATCGTCTTCATGATTTTCTCCATCCGTAATGACTATGATCGCTTTATCGGCCTCCGTATTAGGACTGAAAGAATTCATTGCAGTAGATATGGCACGTCCTATTGCCGTTCCCTGAGTAGGAACCATTTTCGGATCTATCGTATTCAAAAACATTTTTGCAGATACATAATCCGAAGTAATCGGTAATTGCGTATAAGCATCGCCTGCAAAAACAATAAGTCCGACTTTATCGTTATCCAATTCATCTACCAGTTTCGAAAGCATCATTTTTGCCTTCTCCAACCGATTAGGAGTTATATCCTTCGCCAGCATCGAATTAGAAACATCTAACGCTATCATGATCTCGACACCCTGTTTTTTCACTTTTTCGAGCTTGGAACCAAACTGAGGACGTGCAATAAGAAAAATCAATACGATAAACGCCAGAGACTGTATGGTAAATTTAACAGATGGCTTATACTTAGATACATCAGGCATCAATGAAAATAGTACCGATATCCGTCCGAATTTTTTCAAATTCTTCTTCGTTCTTATACGGGCATATATGAACAACAGCCACAAGACAGGGACTATCAGCAATAAAAATAAATATTCAGGTTGTGCAAATCTAAACATATTCATCAGTTTTTACGGAATATTCCTTAACAACGTGTTACGTAAAACAATCTCCATTCCTAACAGCACAAGTGCTAAAATAGCCCAGGGCATGAAATCTTCTTCTTTACGGCTATATTCTTTTACAGTCAACTTCGTTTTCTCCATCTTATCTATCTCCTCGAAAATATTTTTCAAGACATTTTTATTGGTAGCCCTGAAATATTTTCCGTCAGCAGTAGCTGCTATCTGCTGTAAAGCCGATTCATCTATCTCTACGGGCATATTCTGATATGTTATACCGTAAGGAGTTTGAACCGGATAAGGAGCCAGCCCTTTAGATCCCACTCCTATCGTATAAACTCGTATACCCAATGACTTCGCAATCTGTGCAGCCGTCAACGGAGCTATATCTCCCGCATTATTGGTACCATCGGTCAATAATATAATCGTCTTGGACTTGGCAGGACCATCTTTTATACGATTTATTGCCGTTGCGAGCCCATCGCCTATAGCAGTTCCGTCATCTACCATACCACAATGAACATCCTTCATCAAATTCAGTAAAACAGCGTGGTCGGTCGTCATAGGACACATTGTAAAGCTTTCTCCTGCAAAAATCACAAGACCTATATTATCATTCTCCCGTCCCGATACGAATTGCGCAGCAACATCTTTCGCGGCTTCCACTCTATCGGGTTTAAAATCCCTGGCCATCATACTACCGGATATGTCTAAAGCCAGAACAATATCAACACCCTCCGTTGAGGAATTCTGCCAGTTATCGGTAGACTGCGGTCTGGCAAGTACAATTATAAGACAAGTAATCACTAATAAACGCAAAGCAAACCGTACATGACGTAAATATACTTTATAGCTCTTCGGCATTTTATCAAAAGCCTGAGTCGTAGAAACCTGCAAAGAGGCCTGAG
It contains:
- a CDS encoding tetratricopeptide repeat protein, which codes for MRYTVLIFCIVSSLFVFGEDNLTPASKKENFKAERNDIRKGNNFYNDQKFTEAEIEYRKSLDANPSSMTGTYNLGSSLYKQEKWKDARNEYMKVVQATKDSLQAARAWHNLGNISLKEENYEQSIKEYKNALRRNPADNETRYNLRLAQLLLQKQQQEQQQNQDKDKDKQDQNKDQQNKEQNKDRQDQDKQNQDQKEPQNQDKQEQEQQQQQSSQMSKENAEQILEAIQQDERNTQEKVKKALMQQQKRKKTDKEW
- a CDS encoding vWA domain-containing protein translates to MFRFAQPEYLFLLLIVPVLWLLFIYARIRTKKNLKKFGRISVLFSLMPDVSKYKPSVKFTIQSLAFIVLIFLIARPQFGSKLEKVKKQGVEIMIALDVSNSMLAKDITPNRLEKAKMMLSKLVDELDNDKVGLIVFAGDAYTQLPITSDYVSAKMFLNTIDPKMVPTQGTAIGRAISTAMNSFSPNTEADKAIIVITDGENHEDDAVGIAREAAKKGIKVDVIGIGSQQGVPIPKGNNDNDFIKDNEGNVVITKLNEAMGQEIAKAGEGIYVRADNTSSATRALSEEVKKMKKADIESKVYSEYDEQFQGLAWIALILLLVDVFILDRKNSWLKKVNFFS
- a CDS encoding vWA domain-containing protein, encoding MVFANPLYLFLLLLLIPVIVWYILKQKNAQASLQVSTTQAFDKMPKSYKVYLRHVRFALRLLVITCLIIVLARPQSTDNWQNSSTEGVDIVLALDISGSMMARDFKPDRVEAAKDVAAQFVSGRENDNIGLVIFAGESFTMCPMTTDHAVLLNLMKDVHCGMVDDGTAIGDGLATAINRIKDGPAKSKTIILLTDGTNNAGDIAPLTAAQIAKSLGIRVYTIGVGSKGLAPYPVQTPYGITYQNMPVEIDESALQQIAATADGKYFRATNKNVLKNIFEEIDKMEKTKLTVKEYSRKEEDFMPWAILALVLLGMEIVLRNTLLRNIP